Genomic window (Acidimicrobiales bacterium):
CCGGAGTCGATCCCGACCCTCGACCAGCTGACCGACGTCCCGAGCGCCAGCACCACGTTCCCGTCGATCACCCAGCCGCCGGACGCCACCGGCACGACGGGCACCCTGCCGGGGGGCAGCACGTCGTCGACCGACACGACGGCGGCCGACGGGTCGTCGACCACGGCGACGACCGCCGCCGACGACGCGTCCACGACCTCGACGGCGGGGTCGACCGGATGACGCCGGCCTCGCGCCGGTGAGGGCGATCGTCCTCGTCGGCGGGCTGGGCACCCGCCTGCACCCGCTGACCCTGACCGTCCCGAAGCAGATGCTGCCGATCGGCAACCGGCCGATGATCGAGGAGGTCGTCGGCCACCTCGCCCGGCACGGCATCGACGACGTCGTCCTGTCCCTCGGCTACAAGCCGGACGTGTTCATCGCCTCGTACCCGGGCGGCGTGTGCGCGGGCGCCCGCCTGCACTACGCCGTCGAGCCCGAGCGCCTCGACACCGCCGGTGCCATCCGCTACGCCGCCGTGGCCGCCGGCGTGCGGGAGCCGGTGCTGGTCGTGAACGGCGACGTCCTCACCGACCTCGACGTCGGCGCGCTGGTCGCCTTCCACCGCTCGACCGGGGCCAGGGCGACGATCGCGCTGACCCCCGTCGAGGACCCGTCGGCGTTCGGCGTGGTGCCGACCGACGAGGCCGGCCGGGTCGTGGCGTTCATCGAGAAGCCGCCGAGGGACGAGGCGCCGACGAACCTGATCAACGCCGGCACCTACGTGCTCGAGCCCGAGGTCGTCTCCCGCATCCCCGAGGGCCGCATGGTGTCGATCGAGCGGGAGGTCTTCCCGGCGCTGGCGGACGAGGGCGTGCTCTACGCCATGTCGTCCACCGCCTACTGGCTCGACACCGGCACCCCCGCCCAGTACCTCCAGGCCCACCTCGACCTGCTCGACGGGCGCCGCGGCCCGGCGCCGGACCCCCTCGACGCCGCCGCCGAGGTCGACCGGACGGCCAGGGTGGAGCGCTCGTTCCTGGCCGCCGGCTGCCAGGTGGCGGCCGACGCCGAGGTCGTCGAGTCCGTGCTTCTGCACGGGGC
Coding sequences:
- a CDS encoding NDP-sugar synthase, which produces MRAIVLVGGLGTRLHPLTLTVPKQMLPIGNRPMIEEVVGHLARHGIDDVVLSLGYKPDVFIASYPGGVCAGARLHYAVEPERLDTAGAIRYAAVAAGVREPVLVVNGDVLTDLDVGALVAFHRSTGARATIALTPVEDPSAFGVVPTDEAGRVVAFIEKPPRDEAPTNLINAGTYVLEPEVVSRIPEGRMVSIEREVFPALADEGVLYAMSSTAYWLDTGTPAQYLQAHLDLLDGRRGPAPDPLDAAAEVDRTARVERSFLAAGCQVAADAEVVESVLLHGATVGKGAAVRRSILGPGADVGAGAVVEALSVLGAGVEVAPGTHVAGERIPEREPGS